The Candidatus Cloacimonadota bacterium genome includes the window CAATTGCTGCTGTAACACAACTATCAATTCCACCACTAAGTAGTATAATTGCTTTTTCTTTTTTCATAATTCCAAATATGTAAATTCTTTTCTCATTGACAAGATTTTTGTCTGAATTTCTATTTGTTTTATTAACATTATTGATTTTTTAAAATTAATTATGAATGATATTTTTGATAATAAGCTTTGGCTTGCCCCACTTGCAGGATATACAGATTCTGTGTACAGGAAGATATGCAAATCCTTTAGCGCAGATGTTGTAATGAGCGAAATGATAAGCGCAGATGCGTTGATACATAACAATCCCAAAATCAAAATGTTAACAGAATTTGATAAAGAAGAAAGACCAATAGGTTTGCAGATTTTCGGAAACGATGCGTATAAAATCTCAGAAGGAATTAAAGTTTTAATAGAATATCAACCTAATTTTATTGATATAAATATGGGCTGTCCAGTAAAAAAGATTGTAAGAAATAATTCTGGCTCTGCTTTATTAAAAGATAAAGATAAAATAAAAGAGATAGTGAAACTATCATATAAAACTATTAATGATAAACTTCCTTTAACCGTAAAAATTCGTGCAGGCTGGAACTCTGATAAAGACCTGTTTGAAATAGTAAAAATAATTCAATCTGAGGGTGGGTCCGCAATTATATTTCATCCGAGAACCCGAGATGAAATGTTCGCCGGGAAAAGCAATTGGGATTTAATTACCAAAGTAAAAGAAAATTCTAAAATCCCTATAATTGGAAGTGGTGATATAACGACTCCAGAAGATGCTAAAACAATGTTTGCTCAGACTAAATGCGATTCAATAATGGTCGGTCGGGGTGCAATCGGAAATCCCTGGATATTTAGACAGATTAAAAATTATTTACAAAATAATACTTATCAAACTATTTTGCCACCAGAAAAAATTGAAATGATTTTCCTTCATTTTAAAAGGCTAAAAGAGAAAATTGGAAGCAAAAAAGCGTTGCAAATAATCAGGAAATTTATTGCTTCTTATACCAAAGGAATAAGAGGAGCGTCGGCCTTGCGGCAAAAATGTAATCAGGCAAATAAGGAGAAGCAGTTTATTAAGTATTTGTTAACTTTCAAGAATATTCAAAAAAATGAATAAGGATATTAAAGGATTACTTTGGGAAGCAGAGCATCATAGAAAGACAAATTGGATATTGTCTGTACAGATATTAGAAGATATTCTTAAAAAAGCTCCCAAAACTTTTGATGCGCATGAGATGTTATATGCAATTTTTATGAACAATTTATTGTATAGGAAAGCTGAAAAGGTCGTAAAGCGAGCATTAACATTCTTTCCTGATAATGACCATTTTTATTTTTTGATGGGGAATATTTTTCTCGCACAAAGAGGAAAATCAAAGATGGCTATTGAGTGGTTTCAAAGAGTTAGACATAAATTTCCAGAATTAAAATTTAATATGGCAGTCGCATTAGTGTATCAAAATAAAAGCAGAGAGGCAATTCAAATATTTGAGAAAGTTTTACCATACTTTAGTAATTTACCAACCACATTTACATTTTTAGCTGAGCAGTATATTTCATTACAGGAGTATGATAAAGCTATTACTCTATTGTCAACAGCAGAGGTAAAATTTCCCACGAATAAAGATATATTTTATCTTAAGGCAGTTTGTTATGATAGGAAGTCCAATTGGATTCAAGCATTTTTATATTTTGAGAAAGCTAAATCTTTGGGGTATGATTCTGCTGAATTTTTTAATACTTTAGGTATATGCTGTGAAAATATGGGTGATTCTGAGAAAGCAATTTATTATTTTAAACGAAGTATCGCTCAAAATATATTTTTCGTAAAATCATACTTAGATCTAAGCAAGTTGTATATTGCTGAAAAAGATTTTCTTAATGCAAGAAAATATCTTAGTATTGCACGAAAAATTGATCCTTTAAATATATTTGTTGCATTAGCTTCTGAGCGATTAAAAAGACAAAAGAAGGATAAGAACAAA containing:
- the dusB gene encoding tRNA dihydrouridine synthase DusB, which codes for MNDIFDNKLWLAPLAGYTDSVYRKICKSFSADVVMSEMISADALIHNNPKIKMLTEFDKEERPIGLQIFGNDAYKISEGIKVLIEYQPNFIDINMGCPVKKIVRNNSGSALLKDKDKIKEIVKLSYKTINDKLPLTVKIRAGWNSDKDLFEIVKIIQSEGGSAIIFHPRTRDEMFAGKSNWDLITKVKENSKIPIIGSGDITTPEDAKTMFAQTKCDSIMVGRGAIGNPWIFRQIKNYLQNNTYQTILPPEKIEMIFLHFKRLKEKIGSKKALQIIRKFIASYTKGIRGASALRQKCNQANKEKQFIKYLLTFKNIQKNE
- a CDS encoding tetratricopeptide repeat protein, producing the protein MNKDIKGLLWEAEHHRKTNWILSVQILEDILKKAPKTFDAHEMLYAIFMNNLLYRKAEKVVKRALTFFPDNDHFYFLMGNIFLAQRGKSKMAIEWFQRVRHKFPELKFNMAVALVYQNKSREAIQIFEKVLPYFSNLPTTFTFLAEQYISLQEYDKAITLLSTAEVKFPTNKDIFYLKAVCYDRKSNWIQAFLYFEKAKSLGYDSAEFFNTLGICCENMGDSEKAIYYFKRSIAQNIFFVKSYLDLSKLYIAEKDFLNARKYLSIARKIDPLNIFVALASERLKRQKKDKNKS